A part of Amycolatopsis lurida genomic DNA contains:
- a CDS encoding aldehyde dehydrogenase family protein, producing the protein MTAVQPKPTAHSVGETFDSLSPATDEVVGTYPVHTADDVRAAIARAKDAAEWWAGLGYDGRAERLRRWKGVITRRLPQLCQVVRDETGKPIADAQLESVLAIEHIAWAGKHARKILGKQRRAAGLMMSNQAATVEYQPLGVVGVIGPWNYPVFTPLGSIAYALAAGNTVVFKPSEYTPGVGKWLVDAFTEVVPEWPVLQLITGFGETGASLVTGGVDKIAFTGSTGTGKKIMAAAAETLTPVIIEAGGKDAVLVDADADLEAAADATVWGAFSNSGQTCIGVERVYVHERVHDEFVAKVVEKSKDVRAGSDAAAQYGPVTMPSQLAVIKRHIADAIERGGKALVGGVDAVGDRYVQPTVLVDVPEDSVAVQEETFGPTVTIAKVRDMDEAVAKANDTKYGLGSTVFSKSRGLELAGRLRTGMTSINAPLSFAGIASLPFGGVGDSGFGRIHGPEGLREFARPKAVARQRFTAPIVLTSFSRKEKTDALVAKLITVLHGKR; encoded by the coding sequence ATGACCGCAGTCCAGCCGAAGCCGACCGCGCACAGCGTGGGGGAGACCTTCGATTCCCTCAGCCCGGCGACCGACGAGGTCGTCGGCACCTACCCGGTGCACACCGCCGACGACGTCCGCGCCGCCATCGCCCGCGCGAAGGACGCCGCCGAATGGTGGGCCGGGCTCGGCTACGACGGCCGCGCCGAACGCCTGCGCCGCTGGAAGGGCGTCATCACCCGCAGGCTGCCGCAGCTGTGCCAGGTCGTGCGCGACGAGACCGGGAAGCCGATCGCCGACGCGCAGCTGGAGAGCGTCCTCGCCATCGAGCACATCGCGTGGGCGGGCAAGCACGCGCGCAAGATCCTCGGCAAGCAGCGCCGCGCGGCCGGGCTGATGATGTCGAACCAGGCGGCGACGGTCGAGTACCAGCCGCTCGGCGTCGTGGGCGTGATCGGCCCGTGGAACTACCCCGTCTTCACGCCGCTCGGCTCCATCGCGTACGCCCTCGCCGCCGGCAACACCGTCGTCTTCAAGCCGAGCGAGTACACGCCCGGCGTCGGGAAATGGCTGGTCGACGCCTTCACCGAGGTCGTCCCGGAGTGGCCGGTGCTTCAGCTGATCACCGGCTTCGGCGAGACCGGCGCTTCGCTCGTCACGGGAGGCGTCGACAAGATCGCCTTCACCGGTTCGACCGGCACGGGCAAGAAGATCATGGCCGCGGCCGCCGAGACGCTGACCCCGGTCATCATCGAGGCCGGCGGCAAGGACGCCGTCCTGGTCGACGCGGACGCCGACCTCGAAGCCGCCGCCGACGCGACCGTCTGGGGCGCGTTCTCCAACTCGGGCCAGACCTGCATCGGCGTCGAGCGCGTGTACGTCCACGAGCGTGTGCATGACGAGTTCGTCGCGAAGGTCGTCGAGAAGTCGAAAGACGTGCGGGCCGGCTCGGACGCGGCCGCGCAATACGGCCCGGTGACGATGCCTTCGCAGCTCGCGGTGATCAAGCGCCACATCGCGGACGCCATCGAACGCGGCGGGAAGGCGCTGGTCGGCGGCGTCGACGCGGTCGGAGACCGCTACGTTCAGCCGACGGTGCTCGTCGACGTGCCCGAGGACTCCGTGGCGGTCCAGGAGGAGACGTTCGGCCCCACCGTCACCATCGCCAAGGTCCGCGACATGGACGAGGCCGTCGCGAAGGCCAACGACACGAAGTACGGCCTCGGTTCGACGGTGTTCTCGAAGTCGCGCGGCCTTGAACTGGCCGGCCGTCTGCGCACCGGCATGACGTCGATCAACGCGCCGCTTTCCTTCGCCGGTATCGCTTCGCTGCCCTTCGGCGGCGTCGGCGACTCGGGCTTCGGTCGCATCCACGGACCGGAAGGCCTGCGCGAGTTCGCCCGCCCGAAGGCCGTCGCGCGGCAGCGTTTCACCGCGCCGATCGTGCTGACCTCGTTCTCGCGCAAGGAAAAGACGGACGCTCTGGTCGCGAAGCTGATCACGGTGCTGCACGGAAAGCGCTGA
- a CDS encoding MFS transporter produces the protein MTLLRNSGYWRWSAGVQLNRLPGMMAPLAFTVLTTATTGSYRLGGIMMAVFVAAEMVGAVPTGRLLDRVGPARGLVVLLPLVAAGLFLLAAVASAGAPDWVLLALAIPPGLVAGGLNGGFRTLLAATVTEDELPRAVSVDAMILEGVIVGGPLLVALLATSGPVVPILAMAVVALLAALLVPRRAVTQSPQRTAERQSIPVAACVPWLAGLFTVGLLLSTIEVGLLPLVLRLGAPESATAIVIVVLCGASIAGSALYAARGKAGDPRLFLAGFVLGGIVVSAGFGWAGLLGGVALIGLCTGPLMAVSSVNLQKLLPERRRSEGFSLAFTVQASGFGLGSLAIGVLPVWLAPLLGVLAALVSCAMLVARPRRAIGTPSVTS, from the coding sequence ATGACGTTGCTGCGGAATTCCGGGTATTGGCGCTGGTCGGCGGGGGTGCAGCTGAACCGGCTGCCCGGCATGATGGCGCCGCTGGCCTTCACCGTGCTGACGACCGCGACGACCGGCTCGTATCGGCTCGGCGGGATCATGATGGCCGTTTTCGTCGCCGCCGAGATGGTCGGCGCCGTGCCGACGGGACGGCTGCTCGACCGTGTCGGCCCCGCGCGCGGTCTCGTCGTGCTGCTTCCGCTGGTCGCCGCGGGACTGTTCCTGCTGGCCGCGGTCGCTTCCGCGGGGGCCCCGGACTGGGTGCTGCTCGCGCTGGCGATCCCGCCGGGGCTGGTCGCGGGCGGGTTGAACGGCGGTTTCCGGACGCTGCTCGCCGCGACGGTGACCGAGGACGAACTGCCGAGGGCCGTGTCGGTGGACGCGATGATCCTGGAGGGCGTCATCGTCGGTGGACCGCTGCTGGTGGCGCTCCTGGCGACGTCCGGTCCGGTCGTCCCGATCCTCGCGATGGCCGTCGTCGCCCTGCTCGCGGCCCTGCTCGTGCCGCGGCGCGCCGTCACCCAGAGTCCACAAAGGACGGCCGAGCGCCAGTCGATCCCGGTCGCCGCGTGTGTGCCCTGGCTGGCGGGGTTGTTCACCGTCGGGCTCCTGTTGTCGACCATCGAGGTCGGGCTGCTGCCGCTGGTCCTGCGCCTCGGCGCGCCCGAATCGGCGACGGCCATCGTCATCGTGGTGCTGTGCGGCGCCAGCATCGCCGGGAGCGCGCTCTACGCGGCGCGGGGGAAGGCCGGTGATCCGCGGCTGTTCCTCGCCGGTTTCGTGCTCGGCGGGATCGTGGTTTCGGCGGGCTTCGGCTGGGCCGGGCTGCTCGGCGGGGTCGCGCTGATCGGGCTCTGCACCGGCCCGCTGATGGCCGTCTCGTCGGTCAACCTGCAGAAGCTGCTGCCGGAACGCCGCCGGTCGGAGGGGTTCTCGCTGGCCTTCACCGTGCAGGCGTCGGGCTTCGGGCTGGGTTCGCTGGCGATCGGGGTGCTGCCGGTCTGGCTGGCCCCGCTTCTCGGTGTCCTTGCGGCGCTCGTCTCCTGTGCGATGCTGGTGGCACGCCCCAGGCGAGCTATTGGCACGCCGTCAGTAACGTCGTAG
- a CDS encoding TetR/AcrR family transcriptional regulator — protein sequence MTDEGDAPATLMRLWRRAERPTRGRPSVLDIDSVVAAAVDLADREGVANVTLASVAKDLGVTKMSLYRHIGSKAELLELMADFAIGDPPRVESTGQWRAELTRLAEANRDVLMKHPWLVELPLTGPPAGPHAVAWMDAILRTLRDTGLDWGTKGGILVLVGGYVRLACAQAIQLAEGRKGRGLSQAQAEQAYGKGLAALIDPERFPDAAGFLASGLGDSGQNSDFDFGLGVVLDGIAALVDAS from the coding sequence ATGACCGACGAGGGAGACGCACCGGCGACGCTGATGCGGCTCTGGCGGCGAGCGGAGCGCCCGACGCGCGGCAGGCCGTCCGTACTCGACATCGACAGTGTCGTGGCGGCCGCGGTGGACCTCGCCGATCGTGAAGGCGTCGCGAACGTGACGCTGGCGAGCGTGGCGAAGGATCTGGGCGTCACGAAGATGTCCCTGTACCGCCACATCGGTTCGAAGGCGGAGCTGCTGGAGCTGATGGCCGACTTCGCCATCGGCGATCCGCCGCGGGTGGAGTCCACCGGCCAGTGGCGGGCCGAGCTGACCAGGTTGGCCGAGGCCAACCGCGATGTCCTGATGAAGCACCCGTGGCTGGTCGAGCTGCCGCTCACCGGTCCTCCGGCCGGGCCGCACGCGGTCGCCTGGATGGACGCGATCCTGCGCACGCTGCGCGACACCGGCCTCGACTGGGGCACCAAGGGCGGGATCCTGGTGCTGGTCGGCGGCTATGTCCGCCTCGCTTGCGCGCAGGCCATCCAGCTCGCCGAGGGAAGGAAAGGCAGAGGGTTGAGCCAGGCGCAGGCCGAGCAGGCCTACGGCAAAGGCCTCGCCGCGCTGATCGACCCCGAGCGTTTCCCCGATGCCGCGGGCTTCCTGGCCTCAGGACTCGGTGACTCCGGCCAGAACTCCGACTTCGACTTCGGTCTCGGCGTCGTGCTCGACGGCATCGCCGCTCTCGTCGACGCCAGCTGA
- a CDS encoding MBL fold metallo-hydrolase, translating into MRIVHFGHACTLLETEGARILIDPGTFSAGFEGERELDAILITHQHFDHLDMERLPALLAANPGVRLIVDPGSAEAVGKIGTEFQIANPGDAFEIGSSAVNVVGGEHAVIHEEIPVIPNVGYIVDHGAFYHPGDSFFVPEQKIDILGLPTGAPWLKAGEAVDYLRAVSPRLAVPIHEAVLARPQMHYGLFANLAPEGTEVKVLDVGEPVKL; encoded by the coding sequence ATGCGTATTGTCCACTTTGGACACGCTTGCACCCTTCTGGAGACCGAGGGCGCGCGGATCCTGATCGACCCCGGCACCTTCTCCGCGGGCTTCGAAGGCGAGCGTGAGCTGGACGCCATCCTGATCACCCATCAGCATTTCGACCACCTCGACATGGAAAGGCTGCCCGCGCTGCTGGCGGCGAACCCCGGGGTGCGACTGATCGTCGATCCGGGTTCCGCCGAAGCGGTGGGAAAGATCGGCACCGAATTCCAGATCGCGAATCCCGGGGACGCCTTCGAAATCGGGTCCAGCGCCGTCAACGTCGTCGGGGGTGAGCACGCGGTGATCCACGAGGAGATCCCGGTGATCCCGAACGTCGGCTACATCGTCGACCACGGCGCGTTCTACCACCCTGGCGACTCGTTCTTCGTGCCGGAGCAGAAGATCGACATCCTCGGCCTGCCCACCGGCGCCCCTTGGCTCAAGGCAGGCGAGGCCGTCGACTACCTGCGTGCGGTGTCGCCGCGCCTCGCCGTGCCGATCCACGAAGCCGTCCTCGCGCGGCCGCAGATGCACTACGGCCTGTTCGCGAACCTCGCCCCGGAAGGCACCGAGGTGAAGGTGCTCGATGTCGGGGAGCCGGTGAAGCTTTAG
- a CDS encoding amino acid ABC transporter ATP-binding protein, which translates to MTTAVRSSSVELRDIHVSFGTLEVLKGVNLKVEKGRTTCIIGPSGSGKSTLLRCVNRLQEPDSGDLLLGGESVISSDPDALRQRVGMVFQHFNLFGHRSVLDNITLPLRSVRKLGKAEAAEIAHARLAEVGLADKAPYRPSALSGGQQQRVAIARALAMEPEVMLFDEATSALDPELVKGVLTLMAGLAERGLTLLVVTHEMGFARGVADEVAFMDDGKIVEQGAPEAIFDAPRSERLQRFLSQVL; encoded by the coding sequence ATGACGACCGCCGTACGTTCCTCCAGCGTCGAACTCCGCGACATCCACGTCTCCTTCGGCACCCTCGAAGTGCTGAAGGGCGTGAACCTCAAGGTCGAGAAGGGGCGCACGACCTGCATCATCGGCCCGTCCGGCTCCGGCAAGTCGACGTTGCTGCGCTGTGTGAACCGCCTCCAGGAGCCCGACTCGGGCGACCTGCTGCTGGGCGGCGAGAGCGTCATCTCGTCCGACCCGGACGCGCTGCGGCAGCGGGTCGGGATGGTGTTCCAGCACTTCAACCTGTTCGGGCACCGCAGCGTGCTGGACAACATCACGCTGCCGCTGCGCAGCGTCCGGAAGCTCGGCAAGGCGGAGGCGGCGGAGATCGCGCACGCCCGGCTCGCCGAGGTCGGCCTCGCCGACAAGGCGCCGTACCGGCCGAGCGCGCTCTCGGGCGGGCAGCAGCAGCGGGTCGCGATCGCGCGGGCGCTCGCCATGGAGCCCGAGGTCATGCTGTTCGACGAGGCGACCAGCGCGCTGGACCCGGAGCTGGTCAAGGGCGTCCTCACCCTGATGGCCGGGCTGGCCGAGCGCGGCCTGACGCTGCTCGTGGTCACCCACGAGATGGGTTTCGCGCGCGGCGTCGCCGACGAGGTCGCGTTCATGGACGACGGGAAGATCGTCGAGCAGGGTGCTCCGGAGGCGATCTTCGACGCTCCGCGGAGCGAGCGGCTTCAGCGGTTCCTGTCGCAGGTGTTGTGA
- a CDS encoding DUF2334 domain-containing protein has protein sequence MDARLLVSLSGVTTRTLHRCADLAAELDRRRVPLSVLYAARTGEGPVTEWVRTRRTQGDSVLLHGYDHQVPPTHRAVYLGKRAEFAALPAHEARLRLIAAKAALDANGMAVDGFAPPRWIASEGTLQALREHGFRLCADLASVRDLVSGEVRRARVQEFGGPSHRTETVRCFALVLAAARAARRGGLVRLGIDAADLARPGLRQAFLDAVDVSLENRAFGATYGSLSRTRVKLSG, from the coding sequence GTGGATGCACGTTTGCTGGTTTCCCTGTCCGGCGTGACCACCCGGACGTTGCACCGCTGTGCCGATCTCGCGGCCGAACTCGACCGGCGCAGGGTCCCGTTGTCCGTGCTCTACGCCGCTCGCACCGGCGAGGGCCCCGTGACCGAGTGGGTCAGGACGCGCCGCACCCAGGGCGACTCCGTCCTCCTGCACGGTTACGACCATCAGGTACCGCCTACCCATCGCGCCGTCTACCTGGGTAAACGCGCCGAGTTCGCGGCGCTTCCCGCGCACGAGGCGCGGCTGCGGCTCATCGCGGCGAAGGCGGCGCTCGACGCCAACGGCATGGCCGTCGACGGTTTCGCGCCACCGCGCTGGATCGCTTCCGAGGGCACCCTCCAGGCTCTGCGAGAGCACGGGTTCAGGCTGTGCGCGGACCTGGCCTCGGTACGGGACCTGGTGTCCGGTGAGGTGCGGCGCGCCAGGGTGCAGGAGTTCGGCGGGCCCTCGCACCGGACGGAGACCGTCCGGTGTTTCGCGCTGGTGCTGGCCGCCGCCAGGGCCGCGCGCCGCGGCGGGCTCGTCCGGCTCGGCATCGACGCCGCGGACCTCGCCCGGCCGGGGCTGCGGCAGGCGTTCCTCGACGCCGTCGACGTCTCGCTGGAGAACCGCGCTTTCGGAGCCACCTACGGCTCGCTCTCTCGAACGCGGGTTAAATTGTCGGGATGA
- a CDS encoding phosphoribosylaminoimidazolesuccinocarboxamide synthase, producing the protein MTTLEYPKIAAGKVRELYAVDDEHLLLVTSDRISACDVVFDTPIPDKGRVLTAMSVFWFSLLSDVLPNHLVSYEDERIPAEVRGRALLVRRLAMLPLEAVARGYLTGTGLADYRACGRVCGVELPPGLTESSRLPEPIFTPATKADRGSHDENIAFSDVVGQLGRERAEEVRDATLAVYRRGAEFAAERGILLADTKLEFGIDREGNLVLADEVLTPDSSRYWPAGGYAPDSPQPSFDKQPLRDWLTSPASGWHRRDRPGSPPLPEDIVAATRARYIESYERITGRSLQDWPA; encoded by the coding sequence GTGACGACGCTCGAATACCCGAAGATCGCCGCCGGCAAGGTCCGTGAGCTCTACGCCGTCGATGACGAGCATCTGCTGCTCGTCACTTCGGATCGGATCTCCGCCTGCGACGTCGTCTTCGACACGCCCATCCCGGACAAGGGGCGGGTGCTCACCGCGATGAGCGTGTTCTGGTTCTCCCTGCTCTCCGATGTCCTCCCCAACCACCTGGTCTCCTACGAAGACGAACGCATCCCCGCCGAGGTCCGCGGCCGCGCGCTGCTGGTGCGGCGGCTGGCGATGCTGCCGCTCGAAGCCGTCGCCCGCGGTTACCTCACCGGTACCGGCCTCGCCGATTATCGCGCGTGCGGCAGGGTTTGCGGGGTCGAACTTCCCCCGGGCCTGACCGAGTCGTCCCGGCTCCCCGAACCGATCTTCACGCCGGCGACGAAGGCCGACCGCGGCTCGCACGACGAGAACATCGCCTTCTCCGACGTCGTCGGGCAACTCGGCCGCGAACGGGCCGAGGAGGTCCGAGACGCGACGCTGGCGGTGTACCGCCGCGGCGCGGAGTTCGCCGCCGAACGCGGCATCCTGCTCGCGGACACGAAGCTCGAATTCGGCATCGACCGCGAGGGGAACCTCGTGCTCGCCGACGAGGTCCTGACCCCGGACTCCTCGCGCTACTGGCCGGCCGGTGGATACGCGCCGGACAGCCCGCAGCCGTCGTTCGACAAGCAGCCGCTGCGGGATTGGCTCACCAGTCCCGCGTCCGGCTGGCATCGCCGGGACAGACCGGGGTCACCGCCCTTGCCCGAGGACATCGTCGCCGCCACGCGGGCGAGGTACATCGAGTCCTACGAACGCATCACCGGCCGGTCGCTGCAGGATTGGCCCGCCTGA
- a CDS encoding SAM hydrolase/SAM-dependent halogenase family protein, whose translation MPIHCVSFTTDYGLRDGFVAACHGVIARIAPSVRVIDVSHEIPPQQVRTGAEVLAQTVPYLPESVHLAVVDPGVGTARRGVVVVTERGMLVGPDNGLLIPAAETLTGVIAAYELAAPEYRLPVTSSTFHGRDVFAPAAAHLALGVAPEEFGPRVDDLVRLPDPFVAVFPGKLVAEVLTVDHFGNVQLAASPADLELAGLSGTVSVSSEHVLVKALVGDTFGTVPPGRNVLYTDSAGRLAVAVNGGSASDVLGLGPAQECTITSSPTDT comes from the coding sequence ATGCCGATCCACTGCGTTTCGTTCACGACCGACTACGGGCTGAGAGACGGTTTCGTGGCCGCGTGCCACGGCGTGATCGCGCGGATCGCGCCGTCCGTACGGGTGATCGACGTGAGCCACGAGATCCCTCCGCAGCAGGTCAGGACCGGCGCCGAGGTACTCGCCCAGACCGTGCCGTACCTGCCGGAGTCCGTCCATCTCGCCGTCGTGGACCCCGGCGTCGGCACGGCGCGGCGCGGTGTCGTGGTGGTCACCGAGCGCGGAATGCTCGTCGGCCCGGACAACGGACTCCTCATTCCCGCCGCCGAAACACTCACCGGGGTGATAGCCGCGTACGAACTCGCGGCGCCGGAATACCGCCTTCCGGTGACTTCGTCGACGTTCCACGGGCGTGACGTCTTCGCCCCCGCGGCGGCGCATCTCGCGCTCGGCGTCGCCCCGGAGGAGTTCGGGCCGCGCGTCGACGACCTCGTGCGCCTGCCGGACCCGTTCGTGGCGGTGTTCCCCGGCAAGCTGGTGGCCGAGGTGCTCACGGTCGACCACTTCGGCAACGTCCAGCTCGCCGCGAGCCCCGCCGACCTCGAACTGGCCGGACTGTCCGGCACGGTCTCCGTCAGCAGCGAACACGTGCTGGTGAAAGCACTGGTCGGCGACACCTTCGGCACGGTGCCGCCGGGCCGGAACGTGCTTTACACCGATTCGGCGGGACGGCTCGCGGTCGCCGTGAACGGCGGTTCGGCCTCGGACGTGCTCGGGCTGGGGCCCGCCCAGGAGTGCACGATCACCTCGTCGCCGACGGACACCTGA
- a CDS encoding DUF418 domain-containing protein → MTSTPTGERVLAPDLARGFALLLVALAHTASIFLGNTPGVDQTPQGLERPYFVLLFVFVHACALPLFGMMLGYGMVQFADRQEALGQPWPRTRGILLRRHAWLLVFGAVDGVLFFSGDVLGAYGVIGVVFTLLLLRRGKGFYRIPMVYLGFGVCYLAVLMYLVLTGNSGSAPVPSVEDVSSLAPTYGDAVRERLTEWPMSTAVLLSSILFVWVGAWAAKKRVLEEPNRKVLLVGLFGGFGVAIAGALPMGLFAGDHVGFDEGTAGLAKLMYEGAGLFGAIGYISLFGLIGMTVGEKRRGVVATAISALGQRTLSAYLFQSVAWLILAPPFMLGLAGETFVAAACGLGVWLLTVVVAYLMHRRSYRGPAEILVRKLAYRS, encoded by the coding sequence ATGACATCGACACCGACGGGTGAGCGTGTGCTCGCACCGGATCTGGCCAGGGGTTTCGCGCTCCTGCTCGTCGCGCTGGCGCATACCGCGAGCATCTTCCTCGGGAACACGCCGGGCGTGGACCAGACGCCGCAGGGTCTGGAACGGCCGTACTTCGTGCTGCTGTTCGTGTTCGTCCACGCGTGCGCGCTGCCGTTGTTCGGCATGATGCTCGGCTACGGGATGGTGCAGTTCGCCGACCGCCAGGAAGCGCTGGGGCAGCCGTGGCCGCGGACGCGTGGCATTCTGCTTCGCCGTCACGCGTGGCTGCTGGTTTTCGGTGCCGTCGACGGGGTGCTGTTCTTCTCCGGGGACGTGCTCGGCGCGTACGGCGTGATCGGCGTGGTGTTCACCCTGCTGCTCTTGAGGCGTGGCAAGGGTTTCTACCGGATTCCGATGGTGTACCTCGGGTTCGGCGTCTGCTACCTCGCCGTGCTGATGTACCTGGTGCTCACCGGGAACTCCGGGAGCGCGCCGGTCCCGTCCGTCGAGGACGTGTCGTCACTGGCGCCGACGTACGGCGACGCCGTGCGCGAGCGCCTCACCGAATGGCCGATGAGCACGGCGGTCCTGCTGTCGTCGATCCTCTTCGTCTGGGTCGGCGCCTGGGCCGCGAAGAAACGCGTGCTGGAGGAGCCGAACCGAAAGGTTCTCCTCGTCGGCCTGTTCGGCGGCTTCGGCGTCGCGATCGCGGGTGCGTTGCCGATGGGCCTGTTCGCCGGAGATCACGTCGGCTTCGACGAGGGGACCGCCGGGCTCGCCAAGCTGATGTACGAAGGAGCCGGTCTGTTCGGCGCGATCGGATACATCAGCCTGTTCGGACTCATCGGCATGACGGTCGGCGAGAAGCGCCGCGGTGTCGTGGCCACCGCGATCTCCGCGCTCGGCCAGCGGACGTTGAGCGCGTACCTGTTCCAGTCGGTGGCGTGGCTGATCCTGGCGCCGCCGTTCATGCTGGGTCTCGCCGGTGAGACGTTCGTGGCGGCCGCGTGCGGGCTCGGCGTGTGGCTGCTGACGGTGGTCGTCGCGTACCTGATGCACCGCAGGTCCTATCGGGGGCCTGCGGAGATCCTGGTGCGGAAACTGGCATATCGGAGCTAA
- a CDS encoding ArsR/SmtB family transcription factor gives MIELVLTAESANRVRFGISPLDETMGAMQTLLGRRGHPSHLPWLREAAAQLPDLPIDGFAKVMSARHYITDFLSPPPSGPETTASAQLAEIRRTAPEQVAHELSKVDADLSGLPEDPAEARDLLASQMEIAWTELVEPHWPRMRRFLVADIEERSRRLAAGGIALVLEDIHPRVRLVGDVLVIEMKERGRVHLDRRGLLLIPGVFAWPSVGVIAMEPWQPSLLYPARGVAELWSDPERPPDALAGVLGRTKAALLTTLNEPASTTELARRLGFSAPTVSQHLTAMRAAGLLDTRRRGREVRYLRTELGDALLRA, from the coding sequence ATGATCGAGCTGGTGTTGACCGCCGAGAGCGCCAACCGTGTCCGCTTCGGCATCTCCCCGCTCGACGAGACCATGGGAGCGATGCAGACGCTGCTCGGACGGCGCGGGCATCCGAGCCATCTGCCGTGGCTGCGCGAGGCCGCCGCGCAGCTGCCGGACCTGCCCATCGACGGCTTCGCGAAGGTGATGAGCGCGCGGCACTACATCACCGATTTCCTCAGCCCGCCGCCGAGCGGCCCGGAGACCACCGCGTCGGCCCAGCTCGCCGAAATCCGCCGTACGGCACCGGAGCAGGTCGCGCATGAACTGTCCAAAGTAGACGCCGACCTGAGCGGACTGCCGGAAGATCCCGCCGAGGCGAGGGATCTGCTGGCGAGCCAGATGGAGATCGCCTGGACCGAACTGGTCGAACCGCATTGGCCCCGGATGCGCCGCTTCCTCGTCGCCGACATCGAGGAACGCTCACGACGCCTCGCCGCCGGCGGGATCGCGCTGGTGCTCGAAGACATCCACCCGCGCGTTCGGCTCGTCGGCGACGTCCTGGTGATCGAAATGAAGGAACGCGGCCGCGTCCACCTCGACCGACGCGGATTGCTGCTGATCCCCGGCGTCTTCGCGTGGCCTTCGGTCGGGGTGATCGCGATGGAGCCGTGGCAGCCTTCGCTGCTGTACCCGGCTCGCGGGGTGGCCGAACTCTGGTCGGATCCCGAACGTCCGCCCGATGCGCTCGCGGGAGTACTCGGCAGAACGAAGGCCGCGCTGCTCACGACGCTCAACGAACCCGCGAGCACGACCGAACTGGCGCGCAGGCTGGGCTTCTCCGCGCCGACGGTCTCGCAGCATCTGACCGCGATGCGCGCGGCGGGCCTGCTCGACACGCGGCGCCGAGGCCGCGAAGTGCGCTACCTGCGCACCGAACTTGGCGACGCCCTGCTCCGGGCATAG
- a CDS encoding MOSC domain-containing protein: MARVAKLVYYPVKGCAGTSVETADVTPAGLRFDRAWMVVSPDGEFRSQRKHPVMASIRPAVLDDGARLRLAAPDVEDLLVETVTDGPRHPAATFTWQGKGVHQGAEAAEWFSAVLGLPSVFVGLAPEHERVTNGEIPGTAAFADAHAVLLTSESSLDGLNERIASRGAEAVPMDRFRPNIVVSGWPEPHREDDVRSLTAGGLDLGYAKVCIRCTVPMVDQETGQKAGPEPIRSLADYRREPEGGVSFGIKMAVTGPGQVSVGDEVIVHSWAGPSPSTSEAEPPFTATASRPAESV, from the coding sequence ATGGCGAGAGTGGCGAAGCTGGTCTATTACCCGGTCAAGGGCTGCGCCGGGACGTCGGTCGAAACGGCCGACGTCACCCCGGCGGGGCTGCGGTTCGACCGTGCCTGGATGGTCGTCTCCCCGGACGGCGAGTTCCGCAGCCAGCGGAAGCATCCGGTGATGGCCTCGATCCGGCCGGCGGTCCTGGACGACGGCGCCCGTCTGCGGCTCGCCGCTCCCGACGTCGAGGATCTGCTGGTCGAGACGGTCACGGACGGGCCGCGGCATCCCGCGGCGACGTTCACCTGGCAGGGCAAGGGCGTCCATCAGGGTGCCGAGGCCGCCGAGTGGTTCTCCGCCGTCCTCGGGCTGCCGTCGGTGTTCGTCGGCCTCGCGCCCGAGCACGAACGCGTCACCAACGGTGAGATTCCGGGCACCGCGGCCTTCGCCGACGCGCACGCGGTCCTGCTGACCTCCGAGTCCTCTTTGGACGGTCTGAACGAACGCATCGCGTCGCGTGGTGCCGAGGCCGTGCCGATGGATCGCTTCCGGCCCAACATCGTCGTCTCGGGCTGGCCGGAGCCGCACCGCGAGGACGACGTCCGCTCGCTCACCGCCGGTGGTCTCGACCTGGGGTACGCCAAGGTCTGCATCCGCTGCACGGTGCCGATGGTCGACCAGGAGACCGGCCAGAAGGCCGGCCCCGAACCGATCCGTTCGCTCGCCGACTACCGCCGCGAGCCCGAGGGCGGCGTCTCGTTCGGGATCAAGATGGCGGTGACCGGCCCGGGTCAGGTGTCCGTCGGCGACGAGGTGATCGTGCACTCCTGGGCGGGCCCCAGCCCGAGCACGTCCGAGGCCGAACCGCCGTTCACGGCGACCGCGAGCCGTCCCGCCGAATCGGTGTAA